The window CCAGGATCGGCTCGTCGCCCGCGTCAGTCGGCAATCTCGAGGGTCGCGTGCCGGCCTTGGGACGAGGCCGCCGCGGTGAGGAGGAGCCGCATCGACTGCGCGGTCCTTCCCTCGCGGCCGATCACCTTGCCCAGATCGCCGGGAGACACGCGCAGCGTGAGCACGGTCGTCTCGCCGGCGTCGTGCTCGTCCACGTGCACCCCTTCGGGGTGGTCGACGAGCTGGCGCGCGCAGAACTCGATCAGCGACCTCATCTCGACCCTCCGAACGCCGTGGAACTACGACTTCTTCTTCTTCGCCTTCTTCGTGGCCCTCGGCTTGGCCACGCCGCTCGCCTTCCGCGCCTTGTTCTTGGCGCGTGTATGCGCCTTCTTCTCGCTGCCCTTGGTCGAGGCCTTCGCCTTCTTCACGGCCTTCGCCTTGGCGCGAGGCGCGCCCTTCGCGGCCGCCCCCTTCGCCTTCGTCTTCGCCTTCTTGGGTTCGGGCTGCAGATCGGCCGGCGCCACCCCCGCGGCTTCCTGGATCGCGGGAACGGCTCGCGCCGGCCGCCGGAGCGCCTCGGGGGCGTGCTTCGCCACCATCACGCCGACCGACTCCGACGGGAGCGCGCCGCGCTGGATCCAGAGCGCCATCTTCACGGCGTCGATCTGGAACGTGGCCGGGTTGGTGAGCGGATCGTAGTAGCCGAGCTGCTCGATGTAGCGCCCGTCGCGCGGGCTCCTCGAGTTGGCGACGACGACGCGGTAGAACGGGCGCTTCTTCGCGCCCGCGCGCTTCATGCGAATCACGACGGCCATTCGGTCTTCTCCTCGACGGGTGTCCTCATCCTCGCCGGGCGACGCGGGCTCATCGGAGCCCCAGCGGGAGCTTGCCGCGCCACCCGCCGCCCAGACGTTTCAAC of the Candidatus Eisenbacteria bacterium genome contains:
- the rpsP gene encoding 30S ribosomal protein S16, whose protein sequence is MAVVIRMKRAGAKKRPFYRVVVANSRSPRDGRYIEQLGYYDPLTNPATFQIDAVKMALWIQRGALPSESVGVMVAKHAPEALRRPARAVPAIQEAAGVAPADLQPEPKKAKTKAKGAAAKGAPRAKAKAVKKAKASTKGSEKKAHTRAKNKARKASGVAKPRATKKAKKKKS
- a CDS encoding KH domain-containing protein, which codes for MRSLIEFCARQLVDHPEGVHVDEHDAGETTVLTLRVSPGDLGKVIGREGRTAQSMRLLLTAAASSQGRHATLEIAD